The following are encoded together in the Desulfomicrobium apsheronum genome:
- the greA gene encoding transcription elongation factor GreA yields the protein MNRIPISVEGFKRLEKELDALKKERPAIIQAIKEAREEGDLRENAGYDAARERQGMLEARISHIESRMIRFEVIDIDTLQSDRAVFGATVTVEDMETEERKTYTLLGPDEADHTKGTISIESPVGRALLGKQEGDEISVQVPKGRVDYEVITVSFNGTAGLK from the coding sequence ATGAACAGGATTCCCATTTCAGTAGAAGGCTTCAAGCGTTTGGAAAAGGAACTGGACGCCCTCAAGAAAGAGCGTCCGGCCATTATTCAGGCCATCAAGGAAGCCCGGGAAGAGGGCGACCTGCGCGAGAACGCGGGATACGACGCCGCGCGTGAACGCCAGGGCATGCTGGAGGCCCGGATCAGCCACATCGAATCGCGGATGATTCGTTTTGAAGTCATCGACATCGATACGTTGCAGAGCGACCGCGCGGTATTCGGTGCCACGGTGACCGTCGAGGACATGGAGACCGAAGAGCGCAAGACCTACACCCTGCTCGGCCCCGACGAGGCCGATCACACCAAGGGCACCATCTCCATCGAGTCTCCGGTGGGGCGCGCCTTGCTTGGCAAGCAGGAAGGCGATGAAATCTCGGTTCAGGTTCCGAAAGGACGTGTGGACTACGAGGTGATCACCGTCAGCTTCAATGGCACGGCCGGCCTGAAATAG